In Pseudoalteromonas carrageenovora IAM 12662, the following proteins share a genomic window:
- a CDS encoding chemotaxis protein CheW has translation MNAEKSELNNALSLQQEQGIKQFLTFIMADEEYGVDILTVQEIRSWEEITELPNSPDFVKGVINLRGTIVPIIDLRLRFGLSSAEYGSLTVVIVVKIEFEQGSKIMGIAVDAVSDVYSIAEQDAKAVPSLSESNSCEYVAGLVNVGEKMIALIDLQKTMNI, from the coding sequence ATGAACGCTGAAAAAAGCGAGCTAAATAATGCACTAAGCCTGCAGCAAGAGCAGGGAATCAAACAATTTTTAACCTTTATCATGGCCGATGAAGAATATGGCGTTGATATTTTAACTGTTCAAGAAATTCGTAGTTGGGAAGAAATAACCGAACTACCAAACTCTCCTGATTTTGTAAAAGGCGTAATTAATTTACGCGGCACAATAGTACCCATAATAGATTTACGGTTACGTTTTGGTCTTTCAAGTGCGGAATATGGCTCATTAACGGTTGTTATTGTTGTAAAAATTGAGTTTGAACAAGGCAGTAAAATTATGGGAATTGCGGTTGATGCGGTGTCTGATGTTTACAGCATTGCAGAGCAGGACGCAAAAGCAGTACCTAGTTTATCTGAGTCGAATAGCTGCGAGTACGTAGCTGGTTTGGTTAATGTGGGCGAGAAAATGATCGCATTAATCGATTTGCAAAAAACAATGAATATTTAG
- a CDS encoding methyl-accepting chemotaxis protein, which produces MGWFSNPKQSKSSNDLIVDALNKSLAVIEFEPNGQIITANSNFLSAMGYRLEEVQGQHHSLFVDPDEAQSNDYKNFWQRLRNGEFISDEFKRNAKDNKEVWIQATYNPIVDESGQILKVVKFATDITKQKLVTAEAAGQINAISKSQAVIEFNLDGTIIDANDNFLNTLGYQLNEIKGKHHRLFVEPEYANSNEYKAFWDKLAQGEFDSGEYLRIGKQGQEVWIQASYNPIYDMNGKPFKVIKYASDITEQKELEKASRKAADLASALKVCQANVMIADKDLNIVFVNDRVHSMLKAREKDLQTVLPNFAVDSLIGTCVDDFHKHPSHQRDLLKNLEQPHKAELRLAGLIFTLIASPWVSHEGERLGTIVEWEDITQSVAKAEQERSEAQENLRVRQALDTVATNTMIADASNVIVYMNQAVKNMMSAAENDLRKDLPNFDSTNLLKQNIDIFHKNPAHQQSLLDKLTTTYKAEILVGGRTFGLVANPILTPENERIGTVVEWEDRTDEVAIEKEIAELIVAAGNGELDTRVIEADKSGFFLRLAKGLNSLVKIVDDAVADTANMLDAMASGDLSKRIESEYKGSFDKLKRDANTTADKLTEVINRINSSATLVASGAEEISQGNADLSQRTEEQASSLEETASSMEEMTSTVRQNADNAKVANDLAEETCEKAIQGGEVVNRAVTSMSAINESSKKIADIIGVIDEIAFQTNLLALNAAVEAARAGEQGRGFAVVAGEVRNLAQRSAGAAKEIKELIRDSVGKVADGSQLVNESGATLKEIVVSVQRVTQMISDITEASEEQSAGIEQVNKAISQMDEMTQQNAALVEEASAAGESMAEQANEMRRLLHFFSLGQQDIPLVSSTMSTPALTQQPQSSFSRSKPRGENFVDSAEEWEEF; this is translated from the coding sequence ATGGGATGGTTTAGTAATCCAAAGCAGTCAAAATCCAGTAATGATTTAATTGTCGATGCGTTAAATAAATCATTAGCGGTGATTGAGTTTGAACCTAACGGACAAATAATTACTGCAAATTCTAATTTTTTAAGTGCAATGGGCTACAGGCTTGAAGAGGTCCAAGGCCAGCACCATTCTTTATTTGTAGACCCAGATGAGGCGCAAAGTAACGACTATAAAAACTTTTGGCAGCGTCTACGCAATGGTGAATTTATTTCTGATGAATTTAAACGCAACGCTAAAGATAATAAAGAGGTTTGGATTCAAGCAACCTATAACCCCATTGTTGATGAGAGCGGCCAAATACTTAAAGTTGTAAAGTTTGCCACAGATATCACTAAGCAAAAGTTAGTAACGGCAGAAGCTGCTGGGCAAATTAATGCTATTAGTAAGTCTCAGGCAGTTATAGAGTTTAATTTAGATGGCACTATTATTGATGCCAATGATAACTTTTTAAATACCTTAGGCTATCAACTTAATGAAATAAAAGGTAAACATCATCGTTTATTTGTAGAACCTGAATACGCTAATAGTAATGAATATAAAGCATTTTGGGATAAGTTAGCGCAAGGCGAGTTTGATTCTGGCGAGTATTTAAGAATAGGTAAACAAGGACAAGAAGTTTGGATTCAAGCATCGTACAACCCTATTTACGATATGAACGGCAAACCATTCAAAGTTATAAAATACGCATCAGATATTACTGAGCAAAAAGAGTTAGAAAAAGCTTCTCGAAAAGCGGCCGATTTAGCCAGTGCATTAAAAGTATGTCAAGCAAATGTAATGATTGCAGATAAAGATCTTAATATAGTATTTGTGAATGATCGCGTTCATTCAATGCTTAAAGCCAGAGAGAAAGACTTGCAAACGGTATTACCTAATTTTGCTGTAGATAGCTTAATTGGTACATGCGTTGATGATTTTCATAAACACCCATCACATCAGCGTGACTTATTAAAAAATTTAGAACAACCGCATAAAGCAGAGCTAAGATTAGCGGGGCTTATATTTACCCTTATTGCCTCTCCTTGGGTAAGCCATGAAGGAGAGCGCTTAGGAACTATTGTTGAGTGGGAAGATATAACGCAAAGTGTTGCAAAAGCAGAGCAAGAACGCAGCGAAGCCCAAGAAAATCTACGTGTACGCCAAGCGCTTGATACCGTTGCAACTAATACCATGATTGCTGATGCATCAAACGTTATTGTTTATATGAATCAAGCCGTTAAAAATATGATGAGTGCAGCAGAAAATGATTTACGCAAAGATCTGCCTAATTTCGACAGTACAAACTTACTTAAACAAAATATTGATATTTTTCATAAAAACCCTGCACATCAGCAAAGCCTACTTGATAAGTTAACAACTACTTACAAAGCAGAAATACTTGTTGGTGGACGTACATTTGGCTTGGTAGCTAACCCTATTTTGACCCCCGAAAACGAACGCATAGGCACAGTGGTTGAGTGGGAAGATAGAACTGATGAAGTGGCTATTGAAAAAGAGATTGCAGAGCTCATTGTAGCCGCTGGAAATGGGGAGCTGGATACGCGAGTAATTGAAGCTGATAAAAGCGGATTTTTCTTACGTTTAGCGAAAGGGTTAAATAGCCTAGTTAAAATTGTTGATGATGCAGTTGCTGATACCGCAAATATGCTTGATGCGATGGCAAGTGGTGATTTATCAAAACGCATAGAAAGTGAGTACAAAGGCTCATTTGATAAGCTAAAACGCGATGCAAATACAACCGCAGATAAACTAACGGAAGTAATCAATCGCATAAATTCTTCAGCAACACTTGTAGCAAGTGGTGCAGAGGAAATATCACAAGGGAATGCTGATTTAAGTCAACGTACTGAAGAGCAAGCTTCGTCACTTGAAGAAACAGCATCGAGTATGGAAGAAATGACCAGCACAGTTCGCCAAAATGCCGATAACGCAAAAGTAGCGAACGATTTAGCAGAAGAGACTTGTGAAAAGGCAATACAAGGCGGCGAGGTTGTAAACCGCGCTGTGACTAGCATGTCGGCAATAAACGAGTCGAGTAAAAAAATCGCAGACATTATTGGTGTGATTGACGAAATTGCATTTCAAACTAATTTGTTAGCACTTAACGCTGCCGTTGAGGCAGCAAGAGCGGGCGAGCAAGGCCGTGGTTTTGCCGTAGTGGCAGGTGAAGTTCGTAACTTAGCACAGCGCTCAGCAGGGGCCGCTAAAGAAATTAAAGAGTTAATAAGAGACAGTGTAGGGAAAGTCGCCGATGGGTCTCAGTTAGTTAATGAGTCAGGTGCAACACTTAAAGAAATTGTTGTTTCAGTACAGCGTGTTACGCAAATGATTTCTGATATTACCGAAGCATCAGAGGAGCAAAGCGCAGGTATTGAGCAAGTGAACAAAGCTATTTCTCAAATGGATGAAATGACTCAACAAAACGCTGCACTTGTAGAAGAGGCATCTGCAGCTGGTGAGTCTATGGCCGAGCAAGCAAACGAAATGCGCAGACTCCTTCACTTCTTTTCGTTAGGGCAGCAAGACATACCATTGGTGTCATCAACCATGAGTACGCCTGCTTTAACACAGCAACCGCAAAGTAGCTTTAGCCGAAGTAAACCACGAGGCGAAAACTTTGTAGATTCGGCTGAAGAGTGGGAGGAGTTTTAG